In Microtus ochrogaster isolate Prairie Vole_2 chromosome 4, MicOch1.0, whole genome shotgun sequence, one genomic interval encodes:
- the Urm1 gene encoding ubiquitin-related modifier 1 isoform X1, whose translation MASPLCVKVEFGGGAELLFDGVKKHQVTLPEQEGPWDIRNLLVWIKKNLLKERPELFIQGESVRPGILVLINDADWELLGELDYQLQDQDSILFISTLHGG comes from the exons ATGGCGTCGCCCTTGTGTGTGAAGGTGGAGTTCGG AGGTGGTGCGGAGCTCCTGTTTGATGGAGTGAAAAAACATCAAGTCACCTTGCCTGAGCAAGAGGGACCCT GGGACATCCGGAACCTCCTTGTCTGGATCAAGAAGAACTTGCTAAAAGAGCGGCCAGAGCTGTTCATCCagggagagagtgt GCGGCCAGGAATTCTGGTGCTGATTAACGATGCCGACTGGGAACTGCTG GGGGAGCTGGACTACCAGCTGCAGGACCAGGACAGCATCCTCTTCATCTCCACACTGCACGGCGGCTGA
- the Urm1 gene encoding ubiquitin-related modifier 1 isoform X2: MASPLCVKVEFGGGAELLFDGVKKHQVTLPEQEGPWDIRNLLVWIKKNLLKERPELFIQGESVRPGILVLINDADWELLNSHLYLSLPCSNTWQ, translated from the exons ATGGCGTCGCCCTTGTGTGTGAAGGTGGAGTTCGG AGGTGGTGCGGAGCTCCTGTTTGATGGAGTGAAAAAACATCAAGTCACCTTGCCTGAGCAAGAGGGACCCT GGGACATCCGGAACCTCCTTGTCTGGATCAAGAAGAACTTGCTAAAAGAGCGGCCAGAGCTGTTCATCCagggagagagtgt GCGGCCAGGAATTCTGGTGCTGATTAACGATGCCGACTGGGAACTGCTG AATAGCCACCTTTACCTTTCTCTTCCCTGTTCCAACACGTGGCAATGA